The following proteins are co-located in the Pontiella desulfatans genome:
- a CDS encoding MFS transporter, which yields MTEETKIEQQDAPRKEVICYGVGGLGNQLCMNFFYIVSPILIIALHINPLLVGLIIALKTLWDGVTDPVMAYISDNAKSKRGRRRPFILGGGLSMSVIFMLIWLFLPTGDIQIEPNEKPEPVIEQVAAEQPVETEKPAAEKPAPKQAGRKSVWTKTAEGFGAFGESTEAERTVILYMIFATLLLATAQTVFSVPYYALGIELSPSYHGRTQVVAWRAAFQQIAGLINPWILPFCMLPFFANAIRGITAFSMIAAGIMALTTVLLFRFSKERTHAAPPKRTDANHIGIFKSIGLTLRNVHFLKILVLYLIFQFSIGIFMQLGIFLNIYYVFDGDKLGGAAMTGKIGTLGWALGFAAIPLITWMCKKVGKHNALRAAIVLMIIGSALKWYAINPDHPEYQYILPFFFSLGISSVYTVLSTLMADVTDVDELATGTRREGMFGAVMAFMMKGMGSLQFIAAGAVLVATGFNAEAGTAQADGVFLWMRILYSIVPAVMLSTALLVLHNYPLTAARMQEIKAELAKRKTEGTAS from the coding sequence ATGACTGAAGAGACCAAAATCGAGCAGCAGGACGCCCCCCGCAAAGAGGTCATCTGCTATGGAGTCGGCGGGCTGGGCAACCAGCTTTGCATGAACTTCTTCTATATCGTTTCCCCGATCCTGATCATTGCGCTCCATATCAACCCCCTGCTCGTCGGCCTGATTATTGCCCTCAAAACGCTATGGGACGGCGTGACCGATCCGGTGATGGCCTACATTTCCGACAATGCCAAAAGCAAGCGCGGCCGTCGGCGCCCGTTCATTCTCGGCGGCGGCCTCTCCATGTCGGTCATTTTCATGCTGATCTGGCTCTTCCTGCCGACGGGCGACATCCAGATCGAACCGAACGAAAAGCCGGAACCCGTCATCGAACAGGTGGCCGCCGAACAACCGGTCGAAACTGAAAAGCCGGCAGCAGAAAAACCCGCGCCGAAACAGGCCGGTCGCAAATCGGTCTGGACAAAGACGGCCGAAGGCTTCGGCGCCTTCGGGGAAAGTACCGAAGCCGAGCGCACGGTCATCCTCTATATGATCTTCGCCACCCTGCTGCTGGCCACCGCACAGACTGTTTTTTCGGTGCCCTACTATGCGCTCGGCATCGAGCTTTCCCCCTCCTACCACGGCCGCACGCAGGTGGTTGCCTGGCGCGCGGCGTTCCAGCAGATTGCCGGGCTGATCAACCCATGGATCCTGCCGTTCTGCATGCTGCCCTTCTTCGCCAACGCGATCCGGGGCATCACGGCCTTCTCCATGATCGCCGCCGGCATCATGGCTCTGACCACCGTGCTGCTTTTCCGCTTCTCGAAGGAACGTACCCACGCGGCACCTCCGAAGCGGACGGATGCAAACCATATCGGAATCTTCAAATCCATCGGTCTCACGCTCAGGAATGTCCACTTCCTGAAAATCCTGGTACTCTACCTGATCTTCCAGTTTTCCATCGGCATCTTCATGCAGCTCGGCATCTTCCTGAACATCTACTATGTGTTCGACGGCGACAAACTCGGCGGTGCCGCCATGACCGGAAAAATCGGCACGCTCGGCTGGGCGCTCGGATTCGCCGCCATCCCGCTCATTACCTGGATGTGCAAAAAGGTCGGGAAACACAACGCCCTGCGCGCCGCCATCGTGCTGATGATCATCGGTTCCGCCCTCAAATGGTACGCCATCAATCCCGACCATCCCGAATACCAATACATCCTGCCCTTCTTCTTTTCGCTTGGCATCTCCAGCGTCTACACCGTGCTCAGCACCCTCATGGCCGACGTCACCGACGTGGACGAGCTGGCCACCGGCACCCGCCGCGAAGGCATGTTCGGCGCGGTGATGGCCTTTATGATGAAGGGCATGGGCTCGCTGCAGTTCATTGCAGCCGGCGCGGTGCTCGTTGCCACCGGCTTCAATGCCGAAGCAGGAACGGCCCAGGCGGACGGTGTTTTCCTCTGGATGCGCATTCTCTACAGCATCGTCCCCGCCGTCATGCTCTCCACCGCCCTGCTTGTACTCCACAACTATCCCCTCACCGCCGCGCGCATGCAGGAGATAAAAGCTGAACTTGCCAAACGTAAAACCGAAGGAACCGCATCATGA
- a CDS encoding sulfatase-like hydrolase/transferase, with the protein MNRRAKNLIILHSDELRADALGFMGNPDCKTPNLDRFAQRSTVFNRHFSVSAKCVPSRCAMMTGRYAHADGIRTVNETNLLPPNRPNLLRRLSLAGYETAVFGINHVWENFYGDNNRKSSGVVDYQSFEPNDFKPLLSKSWKVQQPTEESRSITVNGGAVNLEVYRRTKPLEYFCDDNRAEQAVHYLENVRDRSRPFFMQLNISAPHPLYEVEEPYFSMYDREAIKAYPHELPENPPLCIEKMREIRAGKHASEADFRQIQAVYYGMVTKVDELMGRVLDVIEKQGLLDDTVVVFTSDHGDFAGQYGLPEKWDTAMQDCLLHVPFVMHVPGMEEGRRIESMSEHVDFTPTVLELLGLDGDWNIQGESLLPIIAGEKRKEAVFADGGHEAPMRERFNVPLTEAHDGIERPATQGKQETYSKYPDTMARTRMIRTDRWKLIMRETNDSELYDLENDPDELSNLWNRPGLEAVSHDLLVKLLRWSIRTAPEGRYQEDVGA; encoded by the coding sequence GTGAATAGGCGGGCGAAAAATCTGATCATCCTGCATTCCGATGAGCTGCGCGCCGACGCGCTCGGCTTCATGGGCAACCCCGATTGCAAAACGCCGAACCTCGACCGCTTTGCCCAACGCTCCACGGTATTCAACCGGCATTTTTCCGTCTCGGCCAAGTGCGTGCCCAGCCGGTGCGCCATGATGACCGGGCGCTACGCCCACGCCGACGGCATCCGCACGGTCAACGAAACCAACCTGCTGCCGCCCAACCGCCCGAACCTGTTGCGCCGCCTTTCGCTGGCAGGCTATGAGACGGCGGTGTTCGGCATCAACCATGTCTGGGAAAACTTTTACGGCGACAATAATAGGAAGAGCTCCGGCGTCGTTGATTACCAGTCGTTCGAGCCCAACGATTTCAAGCCGCTGCTTTCCAAATCCTGGAAGGTGCAGCAGCCGACCGAAGAGAGCCGGTCGATCACCGTGAACGGCGGGGCGGTCAACCTCGAGGTCTACCGCCGCACCAAGCCGCTTGAATACTTTTGCGACGACAACCGCGCCGAGCAGGCCGTCCATTACCTGGAAAATGTACGCGACCGATCCAGGCCGTTTTTCATGCAGCTCAACATCAGCGCACCGCATCCGCTTTACGAAGTGGAGGAGCCGTATTTTTCGATGTACGATCGCGAGGCCATCAAGGCCTACCCGCATGAACTGCCGGAGAACCCGCCGCTGTGCATCGAGAAGATGCGCGAGATCCGTGCCGGCAAGCATGCCTCCGAAGCCGACTTCCGGCAGATCCAGGCCGTCTACTACGGCATGGTTACCAAGGTTGATGAGCTGATGGGGCGCGTGCTGGACGTAATCGAAAAGCAGGGCCTGCTCGATGATACCGTTGTTGTGTTTACCTCCGACCACGGCGACTTTGCCGGGCAATACGGTCTGCCTGAAAAATGGGATACGGCGATGCAGGACTGCCTGCTGCACGTTCCGTTCGTCATGCATGTTCCGGGCATGGAAGAGGGCCGGCGCATTGAAAGCATGAGCGAGCACGTCGATTTTACACCGACCGTGCTGGAGCTGTTGGGGCTGGACGGCGACTGGAATATCCAGGGCGAATCGCTGCTGCCGATCATCGCCGGCGAGAAGCGCAAAGAGGCGGTCTTTGCCGACGGCGGCCATGAGGCGCCGATGCGCGAACGGTTCAACGTGCCGCTGACCGAGGCGCACGACGGCATCGAACGTCCGGCCACACAGGGCAAGCAGGAAACCTATTCCAAATATCCCGACACCATGGCGCGCACCCGCATGATCCGCACCGACCGTTGGAAGCTCATCATGCGCGAGACCAACGACTCCGAGCTCTACGATCTCGAAAACGATCCCGACGAACTTTCCAACCTCTGGAACCGGCCCGGCCTCGAAGCTGTCTCTCACGACCTGCTCGTGAAACTCCTGCGCTGGAGCATCCGCACCGCCCCCGAGGGCCGCTACCAGGAAGACGTCGGCGCCTAA
- a CDS encoding sialate O-acetylesterase, translating into MKKIIQTLFAGLLALSTTQADTLTRYDTEGATVVGSSSVSDTAGAANMTASDLTMTSANNNKVANRFVAVDWTQATPAAALANGEYMSFTVTPDSGYKLDLDSLDLVFSVQDGNTDWAVYSSADNFTTALASGTDIPTIIYTTANVDLSAPAFDAITAPLEFRVAFGGVNQWVWAGLSTDGNFVGWPKPSAATLHGTVDLAGPGGEDPKHVKVFLMAGQSNMEGHGHAADLTDPSLVDARSTIWYDEASVPAITNGTAATDWGQLEVAGGTFGPEMSFATAIQGSFISNRIAIVKVFKGGTSSAYWAPGAVAGQWGEHVGYLALMDRIDDIEARLNAQVTAGDIDSYEWSGFLWMQGEDDSNGTLKGNAAYINNTTNLFAEVRTKLGTPDLPIVLGRTSFQLDPSVIRPTGVDRSGYTQGDYISDTQLRGPIWYSQQLADIRAAQTAFADTTWVDTDDLPMTDAWHFDGEGQITFGNRLAAPFLNVVAPEIDLTIVSAGIIGWTAKSNWVFDVYWTGDLAEDPFSCIASNLAFPTDIYTDTVHSVESAGFYKVKTHQP; encoded by the coding sequence ATGAAAAAAATAATACAAACCCTCTTCGCCGGACTGCTTGCCCTCTCCACCACCCAGGCCGACACCCTGACCCGCTACGACACCGAAGGAGCGACTGTTGTTGGATCGTCCTCCGTTTCCGACACCGCCGGTGCGGCAAACATGACCGCCAGCGACCTCACCATGACCTCGGCAAACAACAACAAGGTGGCCAACCGCTTCGTTGCCGTGGACTGGACGCAAGCCACCCCCGCCGCCGCCCTCGCCAATGGCGAATATATGTCCTTCACCGTAACGCCCGACAGCGGCTACAAGCTCGATCTCGACTCGCTCGATCTTGTCTTCTCCGTTCAGGATGGAAATACCGACTGGGCGGTGTACAGCAGCGCGGACAACTTCACAACCGCACTCGCATCGGGCACGGATATCCCAACCATCATTTACACAACGGCAAACGTTGATCTAAGCGCGCCGGCCTTTGACGCCATAACCGCTCCGCTTGAGTTCCGCGTGGCCTTCGGCGGTGTGAACCAATGGGTTTGGGCGGGGCTCTCGACCGATGGCAATTTTGTGGGCTGGCCAAAGCCGTCCGCCGCAACGCTCCACGGCACCGTGGATCTTGCAGGCCCCGGCGGCGAAGACCCGAAACATGTGAAGGTGTTCCTGATGGCCGGCCAGTCCAATATGGAAGGCCACGGCCATGCGGCCGACCTCACCGATCCTTCGCTGGTCGATGCCCGGTCAACCATCTGGTACGACGAAGCCTCCGTGCCCGCCATCACCAACGGCACCGCCGCCACCGACTGGGGACAGCTGGAAGTCGCGGGCGGAACCTTCGGGCCCGAAATGTCGTTTGCAACCGCCATTCAGGGCTCGTTCATTTCCAACCGCATCGCCATCGTAAAAGTGTTCAAAGGCGGAACATCATCCGCCTACTGGGCTCCTGGTGCCGTTGCCGGCCAATGGGGCGAGCACGTGGGCTACCTCGCGCTGATGGATCGGATCGACGATATCGAGGCACGTCTGAATGCGCAGGTTACCGCCGGCGACATCGACAGCTATGAATGGAGCGGCTTCCTCTGGATGCAGGGCGAAGACGACTCCAACGGCACGCTCAAGGGCAACGCGGCCTACATCAATAATACCACCAACCTCTTCGCGGAAGTCCGCACCAAACTGGGCACTCCCGACCTTCCGATTGTATTGGGTCGCACCAGCTTCCAGCTCGACCCCTCCGTCATCCGCCCCACCGGCGTCGACCGCAGCGGTTACACCCAGGGCGACTATATTTCCGACACCCAGTTACGCGGCCCCATTTGGTACAGCCAGCAGCTGGCCGACATCCGCGCCGCGCAAACCGCTTTTGCCGATACCACGTGGGTTGATACGGACGATCTCCCCATGACCGATGCCTGGCACTTCGACGGCGAAGGGCAGATCACGTTCGGCAACCGCCTGGCCGCACCGTTCCTCAACGTCGTTGCGCCCGAAATTGACCTTACCATTGTTTCCGCCGGCATCATCGGCTGGACAGCCAAGTCGAACTGGGTGTTCGATGTCTACTGGACGGGCGACCTTGCGGAAGATCCGTTCAGCTGCATTGCCTCCAACCTGGCCTTCCCAACGGACATCTACACCGATACGGTTCACAGCGTGGAATCGGCTGGATTCTACAAGGTGAAAACCCACCAGCCCTAA
- a CDS encoding carbohydrate binding domain-containing protein gives MSKWYSAGALAGVLATTCIAETTSEARFRVLPMVVAENPGAYTFTVAEGPVNALLKCGNFEPISLRTKWHALADSPNDIRIDRNIMSYYDSKHTGFYDGAKVRIYRVRNGKLMKVREDRVKEYVVEDWNYGVEGLYAGKLVAPSATQASTHIAEWSRKGCDAWFAVVAVNKDGNRSPVSNAVRIQIPEDYPSTPTTPQNRIAPQRIPWKPVGATVPGAPSNFRAQLNPATGEIRMKWDAVSDPNLIGYQIAKTDYNPATHRGNHIYLETSPADPAQHIKTDDLIFVDHEILEFDRDKMMSNRVLDAIPEQIKQPYFKDTPTRRWKLEPHSADAPEELKHSGRTCVRIEVEDSEELALRKHNHAGLKQNWYPVLDPEKTYVVEFWAKHDGLAKPSATFRLDGPLEDSFQPLEYPLSNDWKKHTGEFRVAEKLQGDEAAGVGLMALAFNGPGTIWIDNWRVYEKGTAFMDYPAEDYEALRESGMSAFRSHAHIKTEHGYSMDGFTNPAGGIEWRGKKANSFNTLPNQLAIMKKAGLDPWLQIEMCMDETEWQGFVEYMCAPFDPAKDSADAKPWAFKRHQQGQAAPYLDEFERIIFEVGNETWNPIFKPWIFNGVTLVDEASGRKYINGEVYGLFQEYVIDLFRSSPHWSKTAEEKFEFVLGGWASQTDTNGYGQAAARFSPSSEHVLIAAYNGGWDEGAPPAKPGPKGYSDALGIAERASIPRALTLNSSMKAAGVKAALGTYEGGPGYNINGLNGVDMTMEQVEQEAQTMKSLAAGTATLDAFLAQGLLGFKLQNFFTFERNRNYWTSHARMENGGQAYPSWKLLSLFNNEGTGDFLMVQSLTDPLVSAYATKDGNRCNLFVLSRKVDGYPETDSDGFSPVQIQLPFRSAKGITLYRTTGMPADHNLDSDKVKVERIELDAKTYSPNLSVNETTGADARGLPPASTFLYVFEDVEWLKWRDDATFVNLAPGQVAKTQADPIRFRVALPSGNLQELQVAGTSGANRTASVEPVPGSYGTVYDVAVDNMSGSGSVALKCGRQSAVVEYTVPEGKQIPVASWDFQPLEKTDVWLPKAETLAATRFMGAIEKPVLSFGEGFLPTDNPYYNNDGLAAMPKEFWKETTEADEKEYIGFTIQPRKNMALALDQLKIGLWNFGKEPLEFELRYSIGGRFREIDIQPHDEIKGHTFHSGQGVPAIADLSGIKELQKLKEPVEFRLYLWGKDPRGIGKLEGSDLVVTGRMAN, from the coding sequence ATGAGCAAATGGTATTCGGCCGGCGCACTTGCGGGTGTGCTGGCAACGACGTGCATTGCAGAAACCACCTCGGAAGCGCGGTTCCGGGTGCTGCCGATGGTGGTGGCGGAAAATCCGGGCGCCTACACCTTCACCGTGGCGGAAGGCCCCGTGAATGCCCTGCTCAAGTGCGGCAACTTTGAGCCGATCTCGCTACGCACCAAATGGCACGCGCTGGCGGACTCGCCGAACGATATCCGGATCGACCGCAACATCATGAGCTACTACGACTCGAAGCACACGGGGTTTTATGACGGCGCGAAGGTGCGCATCTACCGCGTGCGCAACGGCAAGCTCATGAAGGTGCGCGAAGACCGTGTGAAGGAATATGTGGTCGAAGACTGGAACTACGGGGTCGAAGGCCTTTATGCCGGAAAGCTGGTAGCCCCCTCCGCCACCCAGGCTTCGACCCATATCGCCGAATGGTCGCGCAAGGGATGCGATGCCTGGTTCGCCGTTGTGGCAGTCAACAAGGACGGCAACCGTTCACCTGTATCGAACGCCGTTCGCATCCAAATTCCGGAAGATTATCCTTCAACGCCAACAACACCGCAAAACCGCATTGCTCCCCAGCGCATCCCCTGGAAGCCGGTCGGCGCAACCGTTCCGGGCGCCCCGTCCAACTTCCGCGCGCAGCTCAATCCGGCCACCGGCGAAATCCGCATGAAGTGGGATGCTGTCTCCGATCCAAACCTTATCGGCTACCAGATTGCCAAGACCGACTACAACCCGGCCACGCACCGCGGCAACCATATCTACCTCGAAACCTCCCCGGCGGATCCGGCCCAGCACATCAAGACCGACGATTTGATTTTCGTTGACCACGAAATCCTTGAGTTTGACCGCGACAAGATGATGAGCAACCGCGTGCTCGACGCCATCCCGGAACAGATCAAACAGCCCTACTTCAAGGATACGCCGACCCGCCGTTGGAAACTGGAGCCGCACAGCGCCGACGCGCCCGAGGAGCTGAAACACTCCGGCCGCACCTGCGTCCGCATCGAGGTGGAGGATTCCGAGGAGCTGGCGCTGCGCAAACACAACCATGCCGGCCTGAAGCAAAACTGGTATCCCGTGCTCGACCCCGAAAAGACATACGTGGTCGAATTCTGGGCAAAGCATGACGGCCTCGCAAAGCCGTCGGCGACCTTCCGTTTAGATGGGCCGCTGGAGGATAGTTTCCAACCGCTGGAATATCCGCTTTCCAATGATTGGAAAAAACATACCGGCGAATTCCGCGTGGCGGAAAAACTGCAGGGCGACGAAGCGGCGGGCGTCGGCCTGATGGCGCTGGCCTTCAATGGCCCCGGAACGATTTGGATCGATAACTGGCGCGTCTATGAAAAAGGCACGGCTTTCATGGACTATCCGGCGGAGGACTACGAAGCGCTCCGTGAATCGGGCATGTCGGCCTTCCGCTCCCACGCGCACATCAAAACCGAGCACGGCTACAGCATGGACGGCTTCACCAATCCGGCGGGCGGCATTGAATGGCGCGGAAAAAAGGCCAACAGCTTCAACACCCTGCCCAACCAGCTGGCCATCATGAAAAAGGCCGGGCTGGATCCATGGCTGCAGATTGAAATGTGCATGGATGAAACCGAGTGGCAGGGCTTCGTGGAATATATGTGCGCCCCGTTCGATCCCGCCAAGGATTCCGCCGATGCCAAACCATGGGCTTTCAAACGCCATCAGCAGGGTCAGGCCGCACCTTATCTCGATGAATTTGAGCGCATCATTTTCGAGGTCGGCAACGAAACATGGAACCCGATTTTCAAGCCATGGATCTTCAACGGCGTCACCCTGGTTGACGAAGCCTCAGGGCGGAAATATATCAACGGCGAAGTCTACGGCCTCTTCCAGGAATATGTGATCGACCTCTTCCGCAGCAGCCCGCACTGGTCGAAAACAGCGGAAGAGAAGTTTGAGTTTGTGCTGGGCGGCTGGGCATCGCAAACCGACACCAACGGCTACGGCCAGGCGGCGGCACGCTTCAGCCCCAGCTCGGAGCATGTGCTGATTGCCGCGTACAACGGCGGATGGGACGAGGGCGCCCCGCCCGCCAAACCGGGGCCGAAGGGTTATTCCGACGCGCTGGGAATTGCCGAGCGCGCGTCCATCCCGCGCGCGCTCACACTCAACTCCTCGATGAAAGCCGCCGGCGTTAAAGCCGCGCTCGGCACCTACGAAGGTGGCCCCGGCTACAACATAAATGGACTCAACGGCGTGGACATGACGATGGAGCAGGTCGAACAGGAAGCGCAGACGATGAAATCGCTCGCCGCCGGAACCGCCACGCTCGACGCCTTCCTCGCGCAAGGATTGCTCGGATTCAAGCTGCAGAACTTTTTCACGTTCGAGCGCAACCGCAACTATTGGACGAGCCACGCGCGCATGGAAAACGGCGGGCAGGCCTATCCCTCGTGGAAGCTGCTCTCGCTCTTCAACAACGAGGGAACCGGCGACTTCCTGATGGTGCAGTCGCTGACCGATCCGCTGGTTTCGGCCTATGCCACCAAAGACGGCAACCGCTGCAACCTGTTTGTGCTCTCGCGCAAGGTCGACGGCTACCCGGAGACCGACAGCGACGGCTTCAGCCCCGTTCAGATCCAGCTCCCCTTCCGCTCGGCAAAAGGCATCACGCTCTACCGCACCACCGGCATGCCGGCCGACCACAACCTCGATTCCGACAAAGTGAAGGTCGAACGCATTGAACTTGATGCCAAAACCTATTCCCCCAACTTATCTGTAAACGAAACGACCGGCGCGGATGCGCGCGGCCTGCCGCCCGCCTCGACCTTCCTCTACGTCTTTGAGGATGTCGAATGGCTCAAGTGGAGAGATGATGCGACCTTCGTAAACCTTGCCCCCGGACAGGTCGCCAAGACGCAGGCCGATCCGATCCGCTTCCGCGTGGCGCTACCGAGCGGCAACTTGCAGGAGCTTCAGGTGGCGGGCACATCGGGCGCCAACCGCACGGCGTCGGTTGAGCCGGTACCAGGAAGCTACGGCACGGTCTACGATGTAGCGGTCGACAACATGAGCGGCAGCGGCAGCGTTGCGCTCAAGTGCGGACGGCAGAGCGCCGTGGTGGAATACACCGTGCCCGAAGGCAAACAGATTCCCGTCGCCTCATGGGATTTCCAACCCTTGGAAAAAACCGACGTCTGGCTCCCGAAAGCGGAAACCCTGGCGGCCACCCGCTTCATGGGCGCCATCGAAAAACCCGTGCTCTCCTTCGGCGAAGGATTTCTGCCAACCGATAATCCCTACTATAACAACGACGGCCTCGCCGCCATGCCTAAGGAGTTCTGGAAGGAAACCACCGAGGCCGATGAAAAAGAATACATCGGCTTTACGATTCAGCCGCGCAAAAACATGGCGCTCGCGCTCGACCAGCTGAAGATCGGTCTCTGGAACTTCGGCAAAGAACCCCTGGAATTCGAGCTGCGCTACAGCATCGGCGGCCGCTTCCGCGAAATTGACATCCAACCCCATGACGAAATCAAGGGGCACACCTTTCACTCCGGCCAGGGCGTTCCGGCCATCGCCGACCTCAGCGGCATCAAGGAGCTGCAAAAGCTGAAGGAGCCCGTCGAATTCCGCCTCTACCTCTGGGGCAAGGATCCCCGCGGCATCGGCAAGCTCGAAGGCTCCGACCTCGTCGTGACGGGGCGGATGGCGAATTGA
- a CDS encoding glycoside hydrolase family 130 protein, whose translation MDLFNLPFEEKRALLKAGHKKLLSCPNRLDDSFYNGIYQRFKNPVLTRNHVPLEWRYDLNPETNPFLMERLGINCVFNAGAIEHEGKILVVTRTEGNDRKSFFAIAESDSGIDGFRFRDEPVDLPETDVPDTNVYDMRLVKHEDGWVYGLFCTERKDPAAPAHDTSSAVAMCGLVRTRDLKTWERLPDLVSESPQQRNVVLHPEFIDGKYALYTRPQDGFIETGSGGGIGWALCDSMENAVIGTEKVIEERVYHTIKESKNGQGPAPLKTAAGWLHLAHGVRNTAAGLRYVLYLFMTAPDDPSRVIHRPGGHFIAPLGVERVGDVSNVVFSNGWILRDNGEVLIYYASSDTRLHVAASTIDRLVDYCINTPEDPLTTRGCLEQRQALIRRNRAGGFCE comes from the coding sequence ATGGATCTATTCAATCTGCCATTCGAGGAAAAACGGGCTCTCTTGAAGGCCGGGCACAAGAAGCTGCTTTCATGTCCGAACCGCTTGGACGATTCATTTTATAACGGCATCTACCAACGCTTTAAAAACCCGGTGCTGACCCGCAACCATGTTCCGCTGGAGTGGCGCTACGATCTCAACCCCGAAACCAACCCGTTCCTGATGGAGCGGCTCGGCATTAACTGCGTATTCAATGCGGGCGCCATCGAGCACGAGGGGAAAATCCTGGTCGTCACCCGTACCGAAGGCAACGACCGCAAATCATTTTTTGCCATCGCCGAGAGCGACAGCGGGATCGATGGCTTCCGTTTCCGGGACGAGCCGGTCGACCTGCCGGAAACCGATGTGCCCGATACCAACGTCTATGACATGCGGTTGGTGAAGCACGAAGACGGTTGGGTCTACGGCCTCTTCTGCACCGAGCGCAAGGATCCCGCCGCTCCGGCGCACGATACCTCGTCGGCCGTGGCCATGTGCGGGCTGGTGCGTACGCGCGATCTGAAAACATGGGAACGGCTGCCCGATCTCGTTTCGGAATCGCCGCAGCAGCGCAACGTGGTGCTGCACCCCGAATTCATCGATGGAAAATATGCGCTCTATACCCGTCCGCAGGACGGTTTCATTGAAACCGGTTCCGGCGGCGGCATCGGCTGGGCGTTGTGCGACTCCATGGAAAATGCGGTCATCGGCACCGAGAAGGTGATTGAAGAACGCGTCTACCATACGATCAAGGAATCGAAGAACGGCCAGGGGCCGGCTCCGCTGAAAACGGCCGCAGGCTGGCTGCACCTTGCGCACGGTGTACGCAACACCGCCGCCGGCCTGCGCTATGTCCTCTACCTGTTCATGACCGCGCCCGACGATCCATCCCGCGTCATCCACCGCCCGGGTGGGCATTTCATCGCGCCGCTCGGAGTCGAGCGCGTTGGCGATGTTTCCAACGTGGTTTTTTCCAATGGTTGGATCCTGCGCGATAACGGCGAGGTGCTGATTTACTATGCGTCGAGCGATACCCGCCTGCATGTGGCCGCTTCAACCATCGACCGGCTCGTTGACTATTGCATCAACACGCCGGAGGATCCGCTGACCACGCGCGGCTGTCTGGAGCAGCGGCAGGCACTGATCCGCCGCAACCGGGCGGGAGGGTTCTGTGAATAG